The following are encoded in a window of Chlorocebus sabaeus isolate Y175 chromosome 22, mChlSab1.0.hap1, whole genome shotgun sequence genomic DNA:
- the LOC103227760 gene encoding LOW QUALITY PROTEIN: geranylgeranyl pyrophosphate synthase-like (The sequence of the model RefSeq protein was modified relative to this genomic sequence to represent the inferred CDS: substituted 1 base at 1 genomic stop codon) — MLHNASLLIDDIEDNSKLRRGFPVAHSIYGIPSVINSANYVYFLGLEKVLTLDHPDAVKLFTRQLLELHQGQGLDIYWRDNYTCPTEEEYKAMVLQKTGGLFGLAVGLMQLFSDYKEDLKPLLNTLGLFFQIRDDYANLHSKEYSENKSFCEDLTEGKFSFPTIHAIXSRPESTQVQNILRQKTENIDIKKYCVHYLEDVGSFEYTRNTLRELESKAYKQTDARGGNPELVALIKHLSKMFKEENE; from the coding sequence ATGTTGCATAATGCCAGTTTACTCATCGATGATATTGAAGACAACTCAAAACTCCGACGTGGCTTTCCAGTGGCCCACAGCATCTATGGAATCCCGTCTGTCATCAATTCTGCAAATTACGTATATTTCCTTGGCTTGGAGAAAGTCTTAACCCTTGATCACCCAGATGCAGTGAAGCTTTTTACCCGCCAGCTTTTGGAACTCCATCAGGGACAAGGCCTAGATATTTACTGGAGGGATAATTACACTTGTCCCACTGAAGAAGAATATAAAGCTATGGTGCTGCAGAAAACAGGTGGACTGTTTGGATTAGCAGTAGGTCTCATGCAATTGTTCTCTGATTACAAGGAAGATTTAAAACCACTTCTTAATACACTTGGGCTCTTTTTCCAAATTAGGGATGATTATGCTAATCTGCACTCCAAAGAATATAGTGAAAACAAAAGTTTTTGTGAAGATCTAACAGAGGGAAAGTTCTCATTTCCTACTATTCATGCTATTTGATCGAGGCCTGAAAGTACCCAGGTGCAGAATATCTTGcgccagaaaacagaaaacatagatattaaaaaatactgtgtaCATTATCTTGAGGATGTAGGTTCTTTTGAATACACTCGTAATACTCTTAGAGAGCTTGAATCTAAAGCCTATAAACAGACTGACGCACGTGGTGGGAACCCTGAGCTAGTAGCCCTAATAAAGCACTTAAGTAAGatgttcaaagaagaaaatgaataa